In Cyclopterus lumpus isolate fCycLum1 chromosome 13, fCycLum1.pri, whole genome shotgun sequence, the genomic window ctccaaaatGGGGCGcaacagaaaaagtttgaaaacCACTGATTTAGTGACACAGAGAAGCAATACAGAGAAGCCTTTCCTTTAAAATTGCCTGTGTTATAGGAAcagtgaaaatatgaaatgatcTTTTATGAACAATATAAACCAACTCTTAAAATAACTCTTCAGTTGCGTGTGGGGGTTGCCTTAAGATGTGACTCTTATTGTAAATTAGCATGTTAAAGAAGCCGTTTGTGAACAATCACCTGGTTGTAATGTGATCATCTTTCACAGCCTTGAGGGGGTTTCAGTACCTTTTGAAGTCCCTAATTGGCTGCAACTCCATCCAATAACCACATCCTCACTGCAGGAAAATCTGCATATGAGAGTGTTTTCCAACACCAAAAGCACAGCATTGTTTATAAAAAGGGGTGGCACTCCTCTAGCTCGAGGAAATGGAATCTAGTTTGGCCAGAAGAACTCACCTGACGACCAGACAGCCCTCCTCCTGTGCGCTTCTCTGACAAACAAGGGAGAGCGCTGCGTCACTCCAAAAGAGGACCAGACCTGTGCACTGAAGCTCTTTTCGCTTCTGCCACAGACGAAGCCTATTCACCATGGGGAGGATTGGCAAGGAGGTGGCAGGTCAGGTCATAAGCTTCATAGGCCTGGTTGGGGTTGCGGTGACCTGTGGGATCCCCATGTGGAGAGTGACCACCTTCATTGGAGCCAACATCGTGACGGGCCAGAACATTTGGGACGGCCTGTGGATGAAATGCGTAATGCAGAGCACCGGGCAGATGCAGTGCACGCTGAACGACTCTGTAATGAGTCTGTCCAGCGACCTGCAAGCCGGCCGAGCCCTGGTCATTATCTCCCTCATCTTCGGCTTCATCGGCTTCATAATCACCTTCATCGGAGCCAAGTGCACCAGCTGCCTGGACAAGGATTCCTCAAAGGCCAAGGTGGTGATCATAGGCGGCTGTCTCATCATTGTTTCCGCCGTCCTCATCCTGATCCCCGTCTGCTGGTCCGCGGCCATCACCATCGCAGACTTCCAGAACCCCTTGATCATTAGTTCACAGAAGAGGGAGCTTGGAGCGTCCATCTACATTGGCTGGGCATCTGCTGCTATTCTTCTGATCGGCGGGATCACCCTTACCACGTCCTGCCCTCCTCAGAAGGACATGTATGGATACCCAGGCTACCCACCAGCACCGATGTACCCTTACGCAGGCCCAGGGATAAACCCAGCAGCGTATGGCCCAGTGTATGCGCCCGCTTCCAGCCAACCGTACACAGGTACTGGGACATACATATCTAGCAAACCGTATGCAGTACCAACCGCATACTCTGCCAGACAATACCTCTAAACCCTGACAGGACAGAAGGAGGATAAAGACTGACATTTTTGCCAGGATGACTGCAAATTGTGATGCCCttataaagtaaaaaaacatcaaaatacaCATTGTATTTTTAGAGGATGATGTCAGACTAATATTGTGTCAACACGGCTGTGTGCACTGAAAGGTGCATTGCTTTTCACTGTTTCCATATATCGCTGtccatatatttattgtattagcGTGCAGATGTTCTCTGTAAAtgcatctttatttttaaagattttcaataaaatatttgttgtatattaACATCTGTTTGTGGAGTCATTAACATATTGTAATATATGAAACATTATCTATGACATTTTACTGGGCCAGGGCCCTCCTGTGTGAGCGAGAGGCagaaattatattaaaaaaggcAATAGAAATACTTCTCTAAAATATAACATAATGAAATAGAATTTTctaaaacatatacatatatatatatatatatatatatatatattgtgatcaCTGTCATTGCACCATAAACTGTAAAGAGCTTATTAAAACCTAGaatccacaaagacacaaaaaaaataaaccatgtgcaaataaaaacacaaaaaagagaTTCTAATAATGTGAAGTGTTATTGGAGCACCGGGTTCAGTGTACCGGGTACCTTGTGTTTGTGGgacatgagctacagccaacgtGAGTGCTGTGATTCTGATTggaaaaaacaatcacaacTGAATAAATCACGGGATAGTATGTCATGGTGACGATTAAACAGACGTAATGAGTAAAACCATAAATGGAGGCTCCTTCAGTTGACTTTTGACAACACCGGTGATACTCCCTCCCAGGTTGAGGCTTTTTTAAACCTGAAACATGTGACTGGACCTGATCTTTCCGTAACGTGCCCAATCACAGGCTGGCCACGGGCAGACCGTCGTTTCAATCAGCAACGCATACAGGGCCTCTTTACGAGCCTCATTTACATAGTCGTTTCAAGCTGATGCTCATCTCATCGAAACTACTCCACGTCACCTTACAGCACATTTCAAGAATCTGGTTGGGCAGGTAAGTCAACCAGCGGACTGGTTTCAGGTTAGGACTCCACCTTCAAATCAGACATCTTTATAACCAAAGAAAACGCTCAACCGTCTTTATTCAACTTTACAACTCGAGCTGAGCTGACCTGCTCCTGAAAAAGCTCAACTCTTCTGCCGCTTTTCGAGTGACTTAAACCAGACCTCATCATGGTGTCAATGGGACGACAGATGCTGGGCTTTGCCCTGGGCATCATTGGCTTCCTGGGGACCATCATTGTGTGCGCCCTGCCCATGTGGAAGGTCACCGCTTTCATCGGGGCCAACATCATCACAGCGCAGGTCATCTGGCAGGGCTTGTGGATGAACTGCGTGGTGCAGAGCACGGGCCAGATGCAGTGCAAGATCTACGATTCCCTGCTGGCTCTACCCGAGGACCTCCAGGCGGCCAGGGCCCTTGTGGTCATCTCCATCATCGTCGCTGCCTTTGCGGTCATCTTGGGCGTTATCGGAGGCAAGTGCACCAACTTCGTGGAGAAGGAGCACTCCAAGGCCAAGGTGGCCATTGCCGCTGGAATTGTCTTCATTTGCGCCGGCGTACTCATCCTCATCCCCGTCTCCTGGTCCGCCAACACCATCATCAGGGATTTCTACAACCCCCTCATAACCAACGCCCAGAGGAGGGAGCTGGGAGCCGCGCTCTACATCGGCTGGGGCACAGCCGGGCTTCTCATCCTGGGTGGTGccctcctctgcagctcctgcCCACACAAAGACAGCTCAGAGTATCCAGTCAAGTACGCCGGCGCCAGGTCCGCAGCCACCAGCCGAGAATATGTCTGAGAGGTCCGTTCTCTCTTATTATCTTAGTTTGTATGAGAGATCCTCCTTCTTGTGAATTTCTGTCAGCACcacaagtttctttttttcttaaagtgACCGAGAGACTGAGTACCGATTTTTTTGAGAAATTCAGATTTATTTGAGGTGTTTCTTGCTGAACAAGAAACCCCGTGCAAACGATGTGGTGTGAAGAAACGTCTCCCAGCAGCATGCTGACTGGACTGAA contains:
- the cldnf gene encoding claudin f, with amino-acid sequence MGRIGKEVAGQVISFIGLVGVAVTCGIPMWRVTTFIGANIVTGQNIWDGLWMKCVMQSTGQMQCTLNDSVMSLSSDLQAGRALVIISLIFGFIGFIITFIGAKCTSCLDKDSSKAKVVIIGGCLIIVSAVLILIPVCWSAAITIADFQNPLIISSQKRELGASIYIGWASAAILLIGGITLTTSCPPQKDMYGYPGYPPAPMYPYAGPGINPAAYGPVYAPASSQPYTGTGTYISSKPYAVPTAYSARQYL
- the LOC117741926 gene encoding claudin-4-like, encoding MVSMGRQMLGFALGIIGFLGTIIVCALPMWKVTAFIGANIITAQVIWQGLWMNCVVQSTGQMQCKIYDSLLALPEDLQAARALVVISIIVAAFAVILGVIGGKCTNFVEKEHSKAKVAIAAGIVFICAGVLILIPVSWSANTIIRDFYNPLITNAQRRELGAALYIGWGTAGLLILGGALLCSSCPHKDSSEYPVKYAGARSAATSREYV